ccctggccaagtcactcagTTACCTCTTTTGTGAAAggagtgtaagggttaaaaatttacCTAACACTAAGTAAGTGATACTTcaagttcctgattgattaacttaaaatagacaaagggaaaaaaaattgccCTTTCACAGGAGAACATAAGCGCCTACCAGTTGTTGTCAAgaccaaatgggataataattgtaagACCCTTAGAACAGTTCCTGACATGTAGTaagtactatttaaatgttatctattacTATTAAGTGGCATACTTTCTCACATGCagaatggagggggaaaaaatcctcCCTTATTTTTCCCAGAAGGCCATGACATTCATTGAAAAGGTCTTATATTTTCAGCAAATCAGAGGGAAAAATGGGAAGATTTATTCTTAATACTGTATCGTTTGATTTCTAATATTGCTCTGTAACATTGCATTTTATGTTCAAGCTTTCTCCTCATTCCTTTATCCTGACAATCAAAGGAATGTCCTTGCATTCCTTGCCCCAAATGGGGCAATTTAGATATCTCAATAAAACTGGGATCAATAATATTGAGAATGTAAGTTTCATCCTTTCTTGTGAACAGAACTCATTTCAACCACACGTGTCCGAGGGCGCCATGATTGTGTCCTTGATTTCTTACATTAGGTTGAGTGATGGAAGTCAAATTTAATCAGACCTAACTTGATTTCTCCATCTACTTAAGCAAGGATATTGGAATCCTTTGATGGGGCATGTAACTTCCCTCCTACCATCATGAAGGGACTGGAAAATATTAGCCTATCTCCTCATTAAATATCTACCAATTAGAGATGCCTTGACATGTCTAGAGGAGGACTGAATAATGAACTTTCAAAATTGTATTTTGGACTCTGGATGAATTGTCTCTGATTACCAACTGAGATCATGAACTGTTCATTTATTGGTTCTTGTTAGTCTAATTAATAAATTGGTTTTTCTTAGCTAAAACCTACTCTCTTGGAGTTTTTACTTATTACACAGCTTCTGAGAAAACTGGTAATTTGTGTTATTTTCAAGCCATTCCAGGGACCTCATCTTAGTAGTGGTGAAGTACTATTCTGTGTAAGAAAAGAATATCCAGTGTTATTTTCTCCCATGTCCTGAATGACATTTTTCCCTAAAAGACTCATAACCCAGGAAATGGACTTTGAAAGGTAACTGTGTTCACTCAAATCTCAACACTCAAATTGGTGTTGAGATCCTTCCTTCTCACTTCAGTTACTTGGTCAACTCTTTACCATGGtttaattcttcttcttttttttttttacaggccaGAACACCCAAGGAAGTGGAGGCAGACTTGAGCACTGACTCTTACCACTCTACCCAGACTGACTTGACCCCATTAGTGGATAAACCAAATGAAACTTCTGCCTTTGTTTTAACCCACACTTTGAGTAAAGCCTCTAGCAGCAGTGACATAAAAATTCAACAACTGCAGGAAGTTTTACAGGATGTGCAGATGAAACTGGATATCTCGGAAGCTGAAAGAAGAGAATTGCAAGCCCAGCTCCAATTCCGAGTTCCAGAATCAGTTTGTTTAAACAGCTCTGAGATTTCAGAGAATGGCTCCGACCTGAGCCAAAAGCTTAAGGAAACCCAGAGCAAATATGAAGAAGCTATGAAAGAGGTCTTGAATGTGCAGAAGCAAATGAAATTGGGCCTCGTTGCTCCAGAAAGCAAAGATAACAGTtactcagatcttcatgagctGAGGTCCACAGATGAAGCAATTGAAGCGCTGAAGCAAGATCTACAGAATGCAttagaagaaagtgaaagaaataaagagaaagtgagagagttAGAGGGGAAacttgaagaaaaggagaaaactgtGGTCATCCAGCCACCTGTGGAAGAGtatgagaaaataagaaattcaTATTGCTCTGTGATTGAGAATATGAACCAAGAGAAAGCCTTTTTAATTGAGAAATACAAGGACGCtcaagaagaaatcaagaaattaCAAGACACGCTGAAAAGTCAGGCTCCTCAAGAGTCCAGCGATGAAACCGGAGACATGAAAGAAGCCATGAACAGAATGATTGATGAACTCAATAAGCAGGTGACTGAGCTCTCCCAGCTCTACAAGGAAGCCCAGGCTGAGCTCGAGGACTACAGGAAGAGGAAGTCACTGGAGGATGTCACTTCTGAATATATCCATAAAGATGAGCACGAGAAGCTCATTCAGGTGACAAATGTGTCCAGGATGAAAGCTGAAGATGAGTTATCTGAAATGAAGTCCCAGTATTCAAAGGTATTGAATGAAGTAACGCAGCTCAAGCAACTAGTTGATGCTCAGAAGCAAAATTCTGTGTCCATCACTGAACATTTGCAAGTGATAACCACGCTCCGGAATGCtgcaaaagaaatggaagaaaaaataagcagTCTTAAAAAGCAGCTGGCAGGCAAAGAAACGGAAGTGGCAAATCTTGAGAAACATCTTGTGGAAGAAAAAGCAGCAATGAATGATGCCATGGTACCTAGAGCTTCCTATGAAAAGCTCCAGGCATCTTTGGAAGGTGAAGTGAGTGCGTTGACATCTAAATTGAAGGATtctgtgaaagagagagagaaggcatccTTAGAGGTGACTCAGGTGAGAAATGAGGTCTcacagataaaaagagaaaaggacagtaTTCAAAATCTCCTGAAAGCTAAGGAACAAGAGGTAAATGAGCTTCATCAAAAGTGCCAACAAACCCAAGAAGAACTGACAGAAATGAGGAGATATTCTGAGAACTCTTCAAAATTGGAAGAGGACAAAGACAAGAAGGTTAGTGGAACACTTTTTCTGTAatgcgggggaggggggggtgctGTTTTGTTCATTCACTCTCATCCCCAGGCTCCTCAGCTTCTACCATAATGATATCCCAGTGCATAAAATAGCATTCTTTGCTACTAACCTTCCATGATTTTTTATCTTCCCTGAACATGTGGATTCATCTCTCCAGGGCAGCCTAAAGAACCATAAATAGGATatacattcattcactcatttaaaaAGCAGGTagtgtttaaaataaaagaacataAAGCATTTTCAGTTGTTCTGTGTTCTGAATTCACGTATCTATAAATATCATCATGCAAAAACCTAGCCAATGTCTTCTATCAAAGGTAAATCTAGAggcagtggactgaaagccaggtgtagagatgagagattttgggttcaaatttggctgacacttcctagccatgtgaccctggtcaaatcaattaactccaattgcctataaACCTTAgaatttcttctgccttggaatggatattcagtcttaattctaagacagtaagAGTTTggtgtcttgttttgttttatttttaagataaatttCCCAACTTCAAACCTTGTTCATTCCTTCCCATATGGAAGCCTAAATAATGCCCAGCTACAATCccattttctaaagaaaagattCTCAGAAATGTGGTCTGGGAACCCCTAGATGTCCCTGAAACTCTTGTAGGGTATCTATTAAGTCAAAAGTATTTTCATAATCCTAGTAAGATTTTAATTcctaatatggtaaatatcaatagatatagtCCCCATAAACAAGCTCTTTGGAAAAGCCTCACTAATGTTTAAAAGATTAAAGCAGGCCAAGACCAAAAAGTGTAAGAGCCACTGCTCTAGGCTAATTGATTTCTACCAAAGCCAATATAAATACTCCCTGGTCCTCCTTTTCAAAGGAGtgttggagagggaaaaggaaaaatgtttacgCTGAGGGTCCAGAGTTTTCATTGGGAGACAAGAGGAAGAACAAAGATAGCAGCTCTTCCTGGTCAGTTGTTGGTTGTCTGAATGTATTTCAGCAATCCTAACAATTAACCACTCTACCAAATGCTTCCATTGTCGTTGGCAGAAGCATTGTGGGTTGTTTTTGATGTCATAGACTAGTTAATGCTCTCTGAAATACATACCATAAGTGATCTAAGAATTACAGAAACCTAAAGAGGACTTCTTGTTTTAGAGTAAGTCAGAATTTCTGAGATTTACCCCTATCTGGAATCTGGGTGGCTTTGGGTACACGTTGGTTTTCTTTCTTGACATTGGGTATATTAGTGTTTATTTTGGATGTTGCTGACAATTTCAagagtgtttattttttttaaaacctttacctttcatcttagaatcaatactgtgtattgtattggttccaaggcagaagagcagtaaggattagataatgggggttaagtgacttgtccagggtcacatagctaggaagtgtctgaatccagttttgaacccaggatctcccatatctaagtctggttttcaatccaccgAGCCTTTTCGATGTCcccatgtttatttttaaaagctaaaattaGGAAGCCACCCCAGAACGTTTGTTACCTATCTGCGTCAGTacggaaaaaaaaaataattcaaatgctTTAAATTGGACATAAgcatgttttgcttttttaaaaaataatgtttcacTTGTCTTGTATAATCATCTTGAGAAGAAATTAGTAGAAGCTGTTAGAATAGGGGCACGACTCTGATATTTGGTTCTGCAAGCATATTTTTGCATCCTCATGTAGCTCTCATTTCACTAGATCAATGAGATGTCCAAGGAAGTCACTAAACTAAAAGAAGCTTTGAACAGCCTTTCTCAGCTTTCCTACACTACCAGTGCATCCAAGAGGCAAAGTCAGCAGCTTGAGGCCTTGCAGCAGCAAGTGAAGCAACTACAGAATCAACTGACGGTGAGTTTGGGCTTATTCCCTTTGACGTGTTGAATGAAGCAGCACAGACCAGCTCAGGTGAAGGGAGCCTAAAAAAGGGACCCACTAAGGAGAGGAGCCACGACTGCCCTGGTTCACTTGTTGATAACAGTGACAGGATGGAAGCAATCACTGAAATGCAGGGATGTGGGATGGgcagtggggaaggggaaggagaaatatCTTTTCCCTCTAGCTAGAGGATAGAGCCctaggcctggaggcaggaagatctgaattcaaatccagcctcagccatttattagctgtgtgatcttagcaagtcacttaccccactctttgcctcagttttcctaactataaaataaggataacgaCATCTCCTGCTTTGCAggtcattgtgagaatcaaatggcaaaatatttgtaaagaatattTATATGCCTGATCCATAAGTAGACAATGCTAATTCCCACTCTCTGCTCACTTGATCTGGCTTTCTGGGTTACTATTTAAGATTGCACctcaggttttttaaaatatctattttgttaaaaaaaaatccctagcaATTTTATAGGGGTAGAGGCTGTACCTTGTGATTTTATTActgtgaggaaattccctttaccaacgCAGGTTGTCTTGGGATTTTATAAGAGAATGTTCTTATTAGGGGCTAGAATCAATTATGTACCTATTTCTTCTTATTCCTGGTTGCTCAATCCACTGGATCTGACCTGTGTcacactttctctctttccccttacacacacacacagatagaaacacacaaacacacacacacatacagacagacagacacacacagaaataGAAACACACAGACTcatacagacagacacacaaaGACAGACACACTCACACTGACACACAgaaatagaaacacacacacaaagacaaacatgctcacacagacacatacagtcagacacacaaagacagacacacagaaatagaaacacacagacacatacagtCAGACACCcaaagacagacacacagaaatagaaacacacagacacatacagtcggacacacaaagacagacacacagaaatagaaacacacagacacagagacacacagaaatagaaacagacagacacacaaagacagacacacagaaatagaaacacacagacacatacagacagacacgcaaagacagacacagagacacacagaaatagaaacagacagacacacaaagacagacacacagaaatagaaacacacagacacatacagacAGACACGCAAAGACAGACACGctcacacagacacatacagccagacacacaaagacagacacacagaaatagaaacacacagacacatacagacagacacacaaagacagacacacagaaatagaaacacacagacacatacagacagacacacaaagacagacacacagaaatagaaacacacagacacatacagacagacacacaaagacagacacacagaaataGAAACACACAGTAACATACAGACACGAAATAGAAACACACAGGCacatacagacagacacacagaaatagaaacacacagacacatacagacagacacatacagaCAGATGCGCTCACACAACCACACCCACCCACAGAGTCACTCACACAGACCTACAGTCACATACACACCCAGTTCTTAGTTGACAAACAACCAAGTTTTAGTTATCATATATAACAAAGATGAGGGTTACTTTGTCTCGCAGTCAGCTCTGATTTCAGAGTATAGTGATATCTTCAGCCCAGAACTGGCACGGGTGGGTACTTAGTGCTCGAGAGGCTCAATACATTTATTCTTTTGATGTCTAGGTATTGTGGTCCAGTTTACTGGCAGAGCTGGGAAGGCCTGAGTTAATCCCCAGCACCCCTATACTCCCACCACACCAGTCCGGACTGTTTTGAGCAAAGAAGCTTTAGTTTGGACCTGGGACGGTTTGGGATAGCTTCGTCCCCAAAACTGGTGGATTGATCTGGAACCCAGCTGTGGTCTAGTTGCATACAAAAGAATATAGAGTGGTCCTTTAGCAAGTACCTCCCTGCTGTTAGCATCTATCTTCCTGAATTATTTTTAGCTGCCTTGGGGACTGTTTTCATTTGGGATGTGTTTgcataaatgtttatcaaatgcAGTGTCTCTTTGAACCCTCTAGTTCTGAAGGATTCGTTGCACCAGATGCAAAAGTCATTGTAGATACTCACCCTTCTCACTGCCTCACACAAAATACTAACCAGGCAGTAATAAGACTTGTGACTGTATTGCATATAATTAGGAAGAAAGGGGGTTTGCTTTTATTTAGTTCTACATGTCCCTTTCTCCTTTGAGTGTAGTTCTTAACAGCCTTGTAAATGAATGTGTTTATGTGTGCGTGtaatatgtttatgtatgtatgtattcatgtgtatatttatatacccaCCATCTATACACTCACAACATACATACAcctctttgtttttgttcagtcatatgTGACTATATGACCCCTCCCCAACCCATCCTGCGGAcattgtggggttttcttggcaaagctactggagtgatttgccatttccttttccagtatatcctcattttacagatgggaaactgaggcaaataggggttaagtgacttgcccaggatcacccagctaataaatgtctgagaccagatttgagcttaggtcttcctaactccagaaccTCTGATgtttcctagttgggtgaccctaggcaagtcatctaacctgaCTCTAAGAGTCAGGCAATTCATTAGGACTTACCTATTAAGTTGTAAATGGATTGTTACCTGCATTGTGAGAGTACCCACCCCTCCCAAGCCAAGAGAATCAGACCTTTTCTGAGCTTTTGCACAATCTGATATGTTAGGCTATTAAAATGGTATGAATTTCCTAAATTTTTGACCATCGCTCTGGAATTATAGGATGTGATGAGCCTGTAGTCTTTTAAAGACCTCTTTTTGCCAATGTTCCAAATGGCACATATCCAGAAACCTCAGAC
This sequence is a window from Monodelphis domestica isolate mMonDom1 chromosome 3, mMonDom1.pri, whole genome shotgun sequence. Protein-coding genes within it:
- the RAI14 gene encoding ankycorbin isoform X1; translation: MKSLKAKFRKNDTNEWNKNDDRLLQAVENGDVEKVASLLGKKGACATKHDSEGKTAFHLAASRGHVECLRAMVTHGVDVAAQDTAGHSALHLAAKNSHPECIKKLLQSKCPIESTDNSGKTALHYAAAHGCLQAVQILCEHKSPVNLKDLDGNIPLLLAIQNGHTEVCRYLLDHGADVNSRDKSGRTALMLSCETGNSNMAEALIKKGADINLVDSLGHNALHYSKLSENTGIQSLLLSKISQDPDVKTPTKPKQHDQVSKINSERSGTPKKRRAPPPPISPSQLSDLSTPRSVTSTPLSGKEPVFFPEQPFKQEEVSSLRDNKDRLSDSTAGADSLLDVSSEADQQDLLMLLQAKVASLTLHNKELQDKLRARTPKEVEADLSTDSYHSTQTDLTPLVDKPNETSAFVLTHTLSKASSSSDIKIQQLQEVLQDVQMKLDISEAERRELQAQLQFRVPESVCLNSSEISENGSDLSQKLKETQSKYEEAMKEVLNVQKQMKLGLVAPESKDNSYSDLHELRSTDEAIEALKQDLQNALEESERNKEKVRELEGKLEEKEKTVVIQPPVEEYEKIRNSYCSVIENMNQEKAFLIEKYKDAQEEIKKLQDTLKSQAPQESSDETGDMKEAMNRMIDELNKQVTELSQLYKEAQAELEDYRKRKSLEDVTSEYIHKDEHEKLIQVTNVSRMKAEDELSEMKSQYSKVLNEVTQLKQLVDAQKQNSVSITEHLQVITTLRNAAKEMEEKISSLKKQLAGKETEVANLEKHLVEEKAAMNDAMVPRASYEKLQASLEGEVSALTSKLKDSVKEREKASLEVTQVRNEVSQIKREKDSIQNLLKAKEQEVNELHQKCQQTQEELTEMRRYSENSSKLEEDKDKKINEMSKEVTKLKEALNSLSQLSYTTSASKRQSQQLEALQQQVKQLQNQLTEAKKQHQEIVSVYRMHLLYAVQGQMDEDVQKVLKQILTMCKNQSQKK
- the RAI14 gene encoding ankycorbin isoform X2, which translates into the protein MPYLQRLLGLSLTNEWNKNDDRLLQAVENGDVEKVASLLGKKGACATKHDSEGKTAFHLAASRGHVECLRAMVTHGVDVAAQDTAGHSALHLAAKNSHPECIKKLLQSKCPIESTDNSGKTALHYAAAHGCLQAVQILCEHKSPVNLKDLDGNIPLLLAIQNGHTEVCRYLLDHGADVNSRDKSGRTALMLSCETGNSNMAEALIKKGADINLVDSLGHNALHYSKLSENTGIQSLLLSKISQDPDVKTPTKPKQHDQVSKINSERSGTPKKRRAPPPPISPSQLSDLSTPRSVTSTPLSGKEPVFFPEQPFKQEEVSSLRDNKDRLSDSTAGADSLLDVSSEADQQDLLMLLQAKVASLTLHNKELQDKLRARTPKEVEADLSTDSYHSTQTDLTPLVDKPNETSAFVLTHTLSKASSSSDIKIQQLQEVLQDVQMKLDISEAERRELQAQLQFRVPESVCLNSSEISENGSDLSQKLKETQSKYEEAMKEVLNVQKQMKLGLVAPESKDNSYSDLHELRSTDEAIEALKQDLQNALEESERNKEKVRELEGKLEEKEKTVVIQPPVEEYEKIRNSYCSVIENMNQEKAFLIEKYKDAQEEIKKLQDTLKSQAPQESSDETGDMKEAMNRMIDELNKQVTELSQLYKEAQAELEDYRKRKSLEDVTSEYIHKDEHEKLIQVTNVSRMKAEDELSEMKSQYSKVLNEVTQLKQLVDAQKQNSVSITEHLQVITTLRNAAKEMEEKISSLKKQLAGKETEVANLEKHLVEEKAAMNDAMVPRASYEKLQASLEGEVSALTSKLKDSVKEREKASLEVTQVRNEVSQIKREKDSIQNLLKAKEQEVNELHQKCQQTQEELTEMRRYSENSSKLEEDKDKKINEMSKEVTKLKEALNSLSQLSYTTSASKRQSQQLEALQQQVKQLQNQLTEAKKQHQEIVSVYRMHLLYAVQGQMDEDVQKVLKQILTMCKNQSQKK
- the RAI14 gene encoding ankycorbin isoform X7, whose product is MLSCETGNSNMAEALIKKGADINLVDSLGHNALHYSKLSENTGIQSLLLSKISQDPDVKTPTKPKQHDQVSKINSERSGTPKKRRAPPPPISPSQLSDLSTPRSVTSTPLSGKEPVFFPEQPFKQEEVSSLRDNKDRLSDSTAGADSLLDVSSEADQQDLLMLLQAKVASLTLHNKELQDKLRARTPKEVEADLSTDSYHSTQTDLTPLVDKPNETSAFVLTHTLSKASSSSDIKIQQLQEVLQDVQMKLDISEAERRELQAQLQFRVPESVCLNSSEISENGSDLSQKLKETQSKYEEAMKEVLNVQKQMKLGLVAPESKDNSYSDLHELRSTDEAIEALKQDLQNALEESERNKEKVRELEGKLEEKEKTVVIQPPVEEYEKIRNSYCSVIENMNQEKAFLIEKYKDAQEEIKKLQDTLKSQAPQESSDETGDMKEAMNRMIDELNKQVTELSQLYKEAQAELEDYRKRKSLEDVTSEYIHKDEHEKLIQVTNVSRMKAEDELSEMKSQYSKVLNEVTQLKQLVDAQKQNSVSITEHLQVITTLRNAAKEMEEKISSLKKQLAGKETEVANLEKHLVEEKAAMNDAMVPRASYEKLQASLEGEVSALTSKLKDSVKEREKASLEVTQVRNEVSQIKREKDSIQNLLKAKEQEVNELHQKCQQTQEELTEMRRYSENSSKLEEDKDKKINEMSKEVTKLKEALNSLSQLSYTTSASKRQSQQLEALQQQVKQLQNQLTEAKKQHQEIVSVYRMHLLYAVQGQMDEDVQKVLKQILTMCKNQSQKK
- the RAI14 gene encoding ankycorbin isoform X5; translated protein: MKSLKAKFRKNDTNEWNKNDDRLLQAVENGDVEKVASLLGKKGACATKHDSEGKTAFHLAASRGHVECLRAMVTHGVDVAAQDTAGHSALHLAAKNSHPECIKKLLQSKCPIESTDNSGKTALHYAAAHGCLQAVQILCEHKSPVNLKDLDGNIPLLLAIQNGHTEVCRYLLDHGADVNSRDKSGRTALMLSCETGNSNMAEALIKKGADINLVDSLGHNALHYSKLSENTGIQSLLLSKISQDPDVKTPTKPKQLSDLSTPRSVTSTPLSGKEPVFFPEQPFKEEVSSLRDNKDRLSDSTAGADSLLDVSSEADQQDLLMLLQAKVASLTLHNKELQDKLRARTPKEVEADLSTDSYHSTQTDLTPLVDKPNETSAFVLTHTLSKASSSSDIKIQQLQEVLQDVQMKLDISEAERRELQAQLQFRVPESVCLNSSEISENGSDLSQKLKETQSKYEEAMKEVLNVQKQMKLGLVAPESKDNSYSDLHELRSTDEAIEALKQDLQNALEESERNKEKVRELEGKLEEKEKTVVIQPPVEEYEKIRNSYCSVIENMNQEKAFLIEKYKDAQEEIKKLQDTLKSQAPQESSDETGDMKEAMNRMIDELNKQVTELSQLYKEAQAELEDYRKRKSLEDVTSEYIHKDEHEKLIQVTNVSRMKAEDELSEMKSQYSKVLNEVTQLKQLVDAQKQNSVSITEHLQVITTLRNAAKEMEEKISSLKKQLAGKETEVANLEKHLVEEKAAMNDAMVPRASYEKLQASLEGEVSALTSKLKDSVKEREKASLEVTQVRNEVSQIKREKDSIQNLLKAKEQEVNELHQKCQQTQEELTEMRRYSENSSKLEEDKDKKINEMSKEVTKLKEALNSLSQLSYTTSASKRQSQQLEALQQQVKQLQNQLTEAKKQHQEIVSVYRMHLLYAVQGQMDEDVQKVLKQILTMCKNQSQKK
- the RAI14 gene encoding ankycorbin isoform X3, encoding MKSLKAKFRKNDTNEWNKNDDRLLQAVENGDVEKVASLLGKKGACATKHDSEGKTAFHLAASRGHVECLRAMVTHGVDVAAQDTAGHSALHLAAKNSHPECIKKLLQSKCPIESTDNSGKTALHYAAAHGCLQAVQILCEHKSPVNLKDLDGNIPLLLAIQNGHTEVCRYLLDHGADVNSRDKSGRTALMLSCETGNSNMAEALIKKGADINLVDSLGHNALHYSKLSENTGIQSLLLSKISQDPDVKTPTKPKQHDQVSKINSERSGTPKKRRAPPPPISPSQLSDLSTPRSVTSTPLSGKEPVFFPEQPFKEEVSSLRDNKDRLSDSTAGADSLLDVSSEADQQDLLMLLQAKVASLTLHNKELQDKLRARTPKEVEADLSTDSYHSTQTDLTPLVDKPNETSAFVLTHTLSKASSSSDIKIQQLQEVLQDVQMKLDISEAERRELQAQLQFRVPESVCLNSSEISENGSDLSQKLKETQSKYEEAMKEVLNVQKQMKLGLVAPESKDNSYSDLHELRSTDEAIEALKQDLQNALEESERNKEKVRELEGKLEEKEKTVVIQPPVEEYEKIRNSYCSVIENMNQEKAFLIEKYKDAQEEIKKLQDTLKSQAPQESSDETGDMKEAMNRMIDELNKQVTELSQLYKEAQAELEDYRKRKSLEDVTSEYIHKDEHEKLIQVTNVSRMKAEDELSEMKSQYSKVLNEVTQLKQLVDAQKQNSVSITEHLQVITTLRNAAKEMEEKISSLKKQLAGKETEVANLEKHLVEEKAAMNDAMVPRASYEKLQASLEGEVSALTSKLKDSVKEREKASLEVTQVRNEVSQIKREKDSIQNLLKAKEQEVNELHQKCQQTQEELTEMRRYSENSSKLEEDKDKKINEMSKEVTKLKEALNSLSQLSYTTSASKRQSQQLEALQQQVKQLQNQLTEAKKQHQEIVSVYRMHLLYAVQGQMDEDVQKVLKQILTMCKNQSQKK
- the RAI14 gene encoding ankycorbin isoform X6, translating into MVTHGVDVAAQDTAGHSALHLAAKNSHPECIKKLLQSKCPIESTDNSGKTALHYAAAHGCLQAVQILCEHKSPVNLKDLDGNIPLLLAIQNGHTEVCRYLLDHGADVNSRDKSGRTALMLSCETGNSNMAEALIKKGADINLVDSLGHNALHYSKLSENTGIQSLLLSKISQDPDVKTPTKPKQHDQVSKINSERSGTPKKRRAPPPPISPSQLSDLSTPRSVTSTPLSGKEPVFFPEQPFKQEEVSSLRDNKDRLSDSTAGADSLLDVSSEADQQDLLMLLQAKVASLTLHNKELQDKLRARTPKEVEADLSTDSYHSTQTDLTPLVDKPNETSAFVLTHTLSKASSSSDIKIQQLQEVLQDVQMKLDISEAERRELQAQLQFRVPESVCLNSSEISENGSDLSQKLKETQSKYEEAMKEVLNVQKQMKLGLVAPESKDNSYSDLHELRSTDEAIEALKQDLQNALEESERNKEKVRELEGKLEEKEKTVVIQPPVEEYEKIRNSYCSVIENMNQEKAFLIEKYKDAQEEIKKLQDTLKSQAPQESSDETGDMKEAMNRMIDELNKQVTELSQLYKEAQAELEDYRKRKSLEDVTSEYIHKDEHEKLIQVTNVSRMKAEDELSEMKSQYSKVLNEVTQLKQLVDAQKQNSVSITEHLQVITTLRNAAKEMEEKISSLKKQLAGKETEVANLEKHLVEEKAAMNDAMVPRASYEKLQASLEGEVSALTSKLKDSVKEREKASLEVTQVRNEVSQIKREKDSIQNLLKAKEQEVNELHQKCQQTQEELTEMRRYSENSSKLEEDKDKKINEMSKEVTKLKEALNSLSQLSYTTSASKRQSQQLEALQQQVKQLQNQLTEAKKQHQEIVSVYRMHLLYAVQGQMDEDVQKVLKQILTMCKNQSQKK
- the RAI14 gene encoding ankycorbin isoform X4, encoding MKSLKAKFRKNDTNEWNKNDDRLLQAVENGDVEKVASLLGKKGACATKHDSEGKTAFHLAASRGHVECLRAMVTHGVDVAAQDTAGHSALHLAAKNSHPECIKKLLQSKCPIESTDNSGKTALHYAAAHGCLQAVQILCEHKSPVNLKDLDGNIPLLLAIQNGHTEVCRYLLDHGADVNSRDKSGRTALMLSCETGNSNMAEALIKKGADINLVDSLGHNALHYSKLSENTGIQSLLLSKISQDPDVKTPTKPKQLSDLSTPRSVTSTPLSGKEPVFFPEQPFKQEEVSSLRDNKDRLSDSTAGADSLLDVSSEADQQDLLMLLQAKVASLTLHNKELQDKLRARTPKEVEADLSTDSYHSTQTDLTPLVDKPNETSAFVLTHTLSKASSSSDIKIQQLQEVLQDVQMKLDISEAERRELQAQLQFRVPESVCLNSSEISENGSDLSQKLKETQSKYEEAMKEVLNVQKQMKLGLVAPESKDNSYSDLHELRSTDEAIEALKQDLQNALEESERNKEKVRELEGKLEEKEKTVVIQPPVEEYEKIRNSYCSVIENMNQEKAFLIEKYKDAQEEIKKLQDTLKSQAPQESSDETGDMKEAMNRMIDELNKQVTELSQLYKEAQAELEDYRKRKSLEDVTSEYIHKDEHEKLIQVTNVSRMKAEDELSEMKSQYSKVLNEVTQLKQLVDAQKQNSVSITEHLQVITTLRNAAKEMEEKISSLKKQLAGKETEVANLEKHLVEEKAAMNDAMVPRASYEKLQASLEGEVSALTSKLKDSVKEREKASLEVTQVRNEVSQIKREKDSIQNLLKAKEQEVNELHQKCQQTQEELTEMRRYSENSSKLEEDKDKKINEMSKEVTKLKEALNSLSQLSYTTSASKRQSQQLEALQQQVKQLQNQLTEAKKQHQEIVSVYRMHLLYAVQGQMDEDVQKVLKQILTMCKNQSQKK